From a single Clostridium isatidis genomic region:
- a CDS encoding DUF3343 domain-containing protein, whose protein sequence is MSYYVIVFKNTLDAMNAEKKLKENNYKFKIMPTPTSITQSCGICVRTENKEDIDNIISNNLIIYKNIYRKNNDEFIKIK, encoded by the coding sequence ATGAGTTATTATGTTATAGTTTTTAAAAACACATTAGATGCAATGAATGCAGAAAAAAAACTAAAAGAAAATAATTATAAATTTAAAATAATGCCTACACCAACATCTATAACCCAAAGCTGTGGAATATGCGTAAGAACAGAAAATAAAGAAGATATAGATAATATAATTTCTAATAATTTAATAATATATAAAAATATATATAGAAAAAATAATGATGAATTTATAAAAATAAAATAG
- a CDS encoding aminotransferase class V-fold PLP-dependent enzyme: MNIYLDNASTTFPKPKAVADSIYNFLTKIGGNPGRANHDNALETNRLLIEARETIANFFNFDKIENIIFTSNITSSINILINGILKNGDHVITSSMEHNSVIRPLYRLKENHIIELDIVSANNFGFISPKDIENKIKENTKLVILNHASNVFGSIQPIQEVGKLCKKHNIFFIIDSAQSAGVLSIDFKTLNLSALAFTGHKSLFGPQGIGGFIINDDLNSICSPYTLGGTGSLSYSLTQPDFLPDKFEAGTLNMPGICGLLEGIKFINNEGINTIYEKNFYLRSHLLEELHNINNVILYDDINKADSYTSCLSLNVKDMDTSELSYILDNDYNIKNRSGLHCAPLAHKTVGTYPSGTVRLSISYFNTLEEINYVINSINNIIKLK, translated from the coding sequence ATGAATATTTATTTAGATAATGCAAGCACAACTTTTCCAAAACCAAAAGCTGTTGCTGATTCAATATATAATTTTCTTACAAAAATTGGAGGAAATCCAGGCAGAGCTAATCATGATAACGCTTTAGAAACAAATCGACTTTTAATAGAGGCAAGAGAAACTATAGCAAACTTCTTTAATTTTGATAAAATAGAAAATATTATTTTTACAAGTAATATAACTTCTTCAATAAATATATTAATCAACGGAATTTTAAAAAATGGTGATCATGTAATAACTTCTTCTATGGAGCATAATTCAGTTATTAGACCTCTTTATAGACTAAAAGAAAACCATATTATTGAACTTGATATTGTATCAGCAAATAATTTTGGTTTTATATCTCCAAAGGATATAGAAAATAAAATAAAAGAAAATACAAAATTAGTTATACTAAATCACGCCTCTAATGTTTTTGGATCAATTCAGCCAATACAAGAAGTAGGCAAATTATGCAAAAAACATAACATCTTTTTTATAATAGATTCAGCCCAAAGTGCTGGTGTATTAAGTATAGACTTTAAAACTCTGAATTTGAGTGCCTTAGCCTTTACAGGACATAAGAGCCTTTTTGGACCTCAAGGGATAGGCGGCTTTATTATTAATGATGATTTAAACTCAATTTGTTCTCCATATACCCTAGGAGGAACAGGCAGCTTGTCTTATTCTTTGACTCAACCTGACTTTTTACCAGACAAATTTGAAGCTGGAACATTAAATATGCCTGGAATATGTGGCTTGTTAGAGGGTATTAAATTTATAAATAATGAAGGTATTAATACTATATATGAAAAGAATTTTTATTTGCGTTCTCATTTGCTAGAAGAACTTCATAATATTAATAATGTTATATTATATGATGATATAAATAAAGCTGACAGCTATACATCTTGCCTTTCTTTAAATGTTAAAGATATGGATACTTCTGAATTATCTTATATTTTAGATAATGATTATAATATAAAAAATAGATCTGGATTACACTGTGCTCCTTTAGCTCACAAAACTGTGGGTACTTATCCTTCAGGTACTGTTCGCTTAAGTATCAGTTATTTTAATACCCTAGAAGAAATCAATTATGTTATAAACTCTATAAACAATATAATAAAATTAAAATAA
- the yyaC gene encoding spore protease YyaC has translation MDTNFSVDSFMPNTYLDIKNFLLKNLNDVLLSDREIIFLCIGTDRCTGDSLGPLVGHKLKPLIPKNKFYVYGTLENPVHSRNLVSILDKIYSNFSNPYIIAIDACLGKINNIGKIFIENKPLSPGLALNKDLPKVGDLSITGIVNISGSFEFLVLQNTRLYVVMNLAEVIYKGILHFALSASRLNTKKTLSNI, from the coding sequence ATGGATACTAATTTTTCTGTTGATTCTTTTATGCCTAATACTTATTTAGATATTAAGAATTTCTTATTAAAAAATTTGAATGATGTTCTTTTATCAGATAGAGAAATAATTTTTTTATGTATAGGAACTGATAGATGTACTGGGGATTCTTTAGGTCCTTTAGTTGGTCACAAATTAAAACCCTTAATACCTAAAAATAAATTTTATGTTTATGGAACACTAGAAAACCCAGTACACTCTAGAAACTTAGTTTCTATTTTAGATAAAATATATAGTAATTTTTCTAATCCATATATTATAGCAATAGATGCCTGTCTAGGTAAAATAAATAATATCGGTAAAATATTTATAGAAAACAAACCCTTAAGCCCAGGACTTGCTTTAAATAAAGACCTTCCTAAAGTTGGTGATTTAAGCATAACTGGAATTGTTAATATTTCTGGAAGTTTTGAGTTTTTAGTATTACAAAATACTAGATTATATGTAGTTATGAATTTAGCAGAAGTAATTTATAAAGGAATACTTCATTTTGCATTATCAGCTTCAAGATTAAATACAAAAAAAACTCTATCTAACATTTAA
- a CDS encoding DUF4446 family protein → MENILNIINEYSSFIIIGLLIITILLFIVVISLYSSVNKLEKKYRRLMRGSNNKNLEELIASKLEEIDKSMKASEEALNKYEDLKEEMKSCVNKIAIMRYKAFEDVGSDLSFSIAILDSYNDGIILTGIYSRQDSRTYAKPVDKGISRYELSEEETYVLNEAINK, encoded by the coding sequence ATGGAAAATATATTAAACATAATAAATGAATATTCTTCATTTATTATAATAGGTCTACTAATCATAACAATTTTACTTTTTATAGTTGTAATATCATTATATAGTTCGGTAAATAAATTAGAAAAAAAGTATAGAAGACTTATGAGGGGAAGTAATAATAAAAACCTAGAGGAACTTATAGCTTCTAAGCTTGAAGAAATAGATAAGTCTATGAAAGCCTCTGAAGAAGCTTTAAATAAATACGAAGATTTGAAAGAAGAAATGAAGAGCTGTGTAAATAAAATAGCTATTATGAGATATAAAGCCTTTGAGGATGTAGGAAGTGATCTAAGTTTTTCAATTGCAATTTTAGATTCTTATAATGATGGAATTATTTTAACAGGTATATATTCAAGACAAGATAGTAGAACTTATGCTAAGCCAGTAGATAAGGGAATATCAAGATATGAGCTTTCTGAGGAAGAAACTTATGTATTAAATGAAGCAATAAATAAATAG
- a CDS encoding ParB/RepB/Spo0J family partition protein, with translation MSKKFALGKGLGALIPEDINNKEEAEKNLISINLIRSNDEQPRKNFDDDKIAELAQSIKEHGIIQPIIVNKKDDYYIIVAGERRWRAAKLLGLKEVPVLVMDLSEKNILEISLIENIQRQDLNPIEEAIAYKKLLTDFNLTQEELSKRIGKSRVSITNTLRLMNLCDTVKQYLIDEVITEGHGRVLLSITNEKLQCELAQKVIDENLSVRDLERLIKSLNSEKKERKRKTELDPYYRDITERLQDYLGTKVSISNKNNKGKIEIEYYSNEDLQRILEIMNL, from the coding sequence GTGAGTAAAAAATTTGCATTAGGTAAGGGATTAGGAGCATTAATTCCTGAAGATATAAATAATAAAGAAGAAGCTGAAAAGAATTTAATTAGTATAAACTTAATTAGAAGTAATGATGAACAGCCTAGAAAAAACTTCGATGATGATAAAATAGCTGAATTAGCACAATCAATAAAAGAGCATGGAATAATTCAACCTATAATAGTAAATAAAAAGGATGACTATTATATTATAGTTGCTGGAGAAAGAAGATGGCGAGCAGCTAAACTTTTAGGTTTAAAAGAGGTTCCTGTACTAGTTATGGATTTAAGTGAAAAAAATATTTTAGAAATTTCCTTGATTGAAAATATTCAAAGACAAGATTTAAATCCTATAGAAGAAGCAATTGCTTATAAAAAATTGTTAACGGATTTTAATTTAACTCAAGAAGAATTAAGTAAGAGAATTGGGAAATCTAGAGTTTCAATAACTAATACTTTAAGATTAATGAATTTATGTGATACTGTTAAGCAATATCTTATTGATGAAGTGATTACAGAAGGACATGGAAGAGTATTATTATCAATTACAAATGAAAAGTTACAATGTGAATTGGCTCAGAAGGTTATAGATGAAAATCTTTCAGTGAGAGATTTAGAAAGATTAATTAAAAGTTTAAATTCAGAAAAAAAAGAAAGAAAGAGAAAAACAGAATTAGATCCTTATTATAGAGATATCACAGAAAGATTACAAGATTATCTAGGGACAAAAGTAAGTATAAGCAATAAAAATAACAAAGGAAAAATTGAAATTGAATATTATTCAAATGAAGATTTACAAAGAATATTAGAAATAATGAACCTATAA
- a CDS encoding ParA family protein, whose amino-acid sequence MKKICIFNQKGGVGKTTTNINLCAYLALEGYRVLTIDIDPQGNTTSGLGLDKRNLELSMYDVLTADASLREVIIRSELVQNLYIAPSTMELAGAEVEIIAKEDRESILKNKIKEIEDEYDFIFIDCPPSLGVLTINALTSVESVLIPIQCEFYALEGVGQLINTIQLVKKSLNKKLEIEGVVMTMYDYRTNLSNEVYDEVKNFFKDKVYNTKIPRNIRLAEAPSFGLPIMLYDEKCKGADSYKSLTKEFLSKQ is encoded by the coding sequence ATGAAGAAAATTTGCATATTCAATCAAAAGGGTGGAGTAGGAAAAACAACAACTAATATAAATTTATGTGCATATCTTGCACTAGAAGGCTATAGGGTATTAACAATAGATATAGATCCACAAGGAAATACAACAAGTGGATTAGGTTTAGATAAGAGAAATTTGGAATTATCAATGTATGATGTATTAACAGCAGATGCATCCCTTAGGGAAGTAATAATTCGAAGTGAATTAGTTCAAAATCTTTATATAGCACCATCTACAATGGAGTTAGCAGGAGCAGAGGTTGAAATTATTGCTAAAGAGGATAGAGAAAGTATTTTAAAAAACAAGATAAAAGAAATAGAAGATGAATATGACTTTATTTTTATAGATTGTCCTCCTTCGCTAGGAGTATTAACAATAAATGCATTAACTTCTGTAGAATCTGTTCTTATACCTATACAATGTGAATTTTATGCTTTAGAGGGTGTAGGTCAATTAATAAATACTATACAATTAGTTAAGAAGTCATTAAATAAGAAGCTAGAAATAGAAGGTGTAGTAATGACCATGTATGATTATAGAACTAATTTGAGTAATGAAGTTTATGATGAAGTTAAGAATTTTTTTAAAGACAAAGTATATAACACAAAGATACCTAGAAATATAAGATTGGCAGAGGCGCCAAGTTTTGGACTTCCAATAATGTTGTATGATGAGAAATGTAAAGGTGCTGATTCTTATAAGTCTTTAACTAAAGAGTTTTTAAGTAAACAATAA
- the noc gene encoding nucleoid occlusion protein: MNKEITSIRVDKIFPNTYQPRRFFNEEALEELSESIKTHGIIQPITVRKRGENYELVAGERRWRAARMAEIEEVPCNIIDITDTQSAEIALLENLQREDLNFIEEAEAYYNLIHDHKFTQEELARRMGKKQSTIANKLRLLKLSSRVRELCVEHKLTERHARALLSLPDEELQLKIIDKIIKNSLNVKATEEAINKELLKLAGEELNNKDKKKVKSVFPAKLYVNTIKQVFSKFNIPAEYKFKDSEEFIQVTVTIPKK; encoded by the coding sequence ATGAATAAGGAAATTACTAGTATAAGAGTTGATAAGATATTTCCAAATACTTATCAGCCTAGAAGGTTTTTTAATGAGGAAGCACTAGAAGAATTATCTGAATCTATAAAAACACATGGAATAATACAACCTATTACAGTTAGAAAAAGAGGGGAAAATTATGAATTAGTAGCAGGAGAAAGAAGATGGAGAGCTGCTAGAATGGCAGAAATTGAAGAGGTACCTTGTAATATTATAGATATTACAGATACTCAATCTGCCGAAATTGCATTACTTGAAAACCTTCAAAGAGAAGATTTAAATTTTATTGAAGAAGCAGAAGCTTATTATAATCTTATCCATGATCATAAATTCACACAAGAAGAATTAGCAAGAAGAATGGGAAAAAAGCAATCTACTATTGCTAATAAATTAAGATTATTAAAATTGAGCTCAAGGGTTAGAGAACTTTGTGTTGAACATAAGCTTACAGAAAGACATGCAAGAGCTTTATTATCTTTACCAGATGAAGAGTTACAATTAAAAATTATTGATAAAATAATAAAGAACTCTTTAAATGTTAAGGCTACAGAAGAGGCTATTAATAAGGAGCTTCTAAAGTTAGCTGGTGAGGAATTAAATAATAAAGATAAAAAGAAGGTAAAGAGTGTATTTCCTGCTAAATTATATGTTAATACAATTAAGCAGGTTTTTAGTAAATTTAATATACCTGCAGAATATAAATTTAAGGATAGTGAGGAATTTATTCAAGTTACAGTTACTATACCTAAAAAATAA
- the rsmG gene encoding 16S rRNA (guanine(527)-N(7))-methyltransferase RsmG, translating to MEFFQLMKEASLEAGIDLSEHQYDQFIKYMRLLQEWNEKINLTAITEDEEIIKKHFIDCIKAFKSEAIKNAKNIIDIGTGAGFPGLPIAIMNPNVQVTLLDSLNKRINFLNLVIGELGLKNVITIHSRAEDGARNKELREKFDVATSRAVANMAVLSEFCLPYVRMNGYFVALKGPAIEEELKDGQKAIDVLGGELKGIIKVNIEGSDLNHNIVEIKKIKVCPKIYPRKAGTVNKKPIK from the coding sequence ATGGAATTTTTTCAATTAATGAAAGAAGCTTCTTTAGAGGCAGGGATTGACTTATCAGAACATCAATATGACCAATTTATAAAATATATGAGACTTCTTCAGGAATGGAATGAAAAAATAAATTTAACAGCCATTACAGAGGATGAAGAAATAATAAAAAAACATTTTATAGATTGCATAAAAGCATTTAAATCGGAAGCTATAAAAAATGCAAAAAACATAATAGATATTGGAACGGGTGCTGGCTTTCCTGGCCTGCCTATAGCTATTATGAATCCTAATGTTCAGGTAACATTATTAGATTCTTTAAATAAAAGGATCAATTTTCTTAATTTGGTTATAGGAGAATTAGGCTTAAAGAATGTTATAACAATACATTCTAGAGCTGAAGATGGAGCGAGAAATAAGGAACTTAGGGAAAAATTTGATGTTGCTACTTCTAGAGCAGTAGCAAATATGGCTGTTTTATCAGAGTTTTGTCTTCCTTATGTAAGAATGAATGGTTATTTTGTTGCCTTAAAAGGACCTGCTATAGAAGAAGAATTAAAAGATGGACAAAAAGCAATAGATGTTTTAGGTGGAGAACTGAAGGGAATTATAAAAGTAAATATAGAAGGATCTGATTTGAATCATAATATTGTAGAAATAAAAAAGATAAAAGTTTGTCCTAAAATATACCCAAGAAAAGCAGGAACTGTAAATAAAAAACCAATAAAATAA